CCAGCCGAGCAGGCCGTTCTGTTCGAAGCACCAGCCGCCGCGCTTCCGCACGACCAGCTTGTCGTAGATCGCCGGCAGCGCGCTCGACACGCGGCGCTGGAGCAGCACATCGACATTCTCGAACGGGATCGCGGCGATGTGCGTGCGGACGATCCCCGCCAGGGTGGCATGGTCGACCGCGCACGGCGCTTCATAGCCGATCCGCCGCAAATAGGCGTCGAGCGCGGTGAAGGCCGAAACCGCGGCCGGCGGGGGAGGAAGGCGCGAAATCATCGGTAGCTCACCACCTCATATTCGATGCCGTCGGCATCGAGGAAGTAGAAGCGCCGTCCGGGCGCGTAATCGCCATGGTTGAACGGACCGAGACCGGCGGCGATCACGCGGCGTTCGGTGGCGTCGAGATCATCGACCTCGATGCCGATATGGTTGAGCGGTCGGCCCCTGGCGCTGCCTTCCCGCGCTGCGCCCGCCGCGGAGAGCGCGACATAGGATCCCTCGCCGCCGACATGCACGGTGCGCCCGCCGCCGATGTTGGTGCCCTGCCAGCGGACCTGCCAGTCGAACAGCGCCTGCATCATCCCGGCGGTGCGTTCGGGATCGCGGACGGTGATGTTGATATGTTCGAGTCGCGGATGCGCCATTGCGGTCTCCTGATGGTCCATGCGCCGCGCCTGCGCGCCGCCGATTTGCCCTTGGTGTAACCTCAAGCTAAGGTGAGGTCAAGCTTGAAATGACGGGCGGACGATGGCGCAATCCACCTTGCTGACGATCGGCGAACTGGCGCGGCGCACCGGGCTCAGCGTCTCGGCGATCCGCTTTTACGAGGCGCGCGGTCTGGTGAGCGCGATCCGCACGGGCGGCAACCAGCGCCGCTTCCTGCGCGCCGACATCCGCCGGCTGTCGTTCGCGCTGATCGCGCAGCAACTCGGCCTGTCCCTGGGCGAGATCGAGGCGGAACTGGCGACGCTGCCGCACGGCCGCGCACCGACGCAGGCGGACTGGGCGGCGATCAGCGCGCGGATCCGCGGCGCGATCGACCGCCGGATCGCGATGCTGCAGCGGACGCGCGACCGGCTCGACGGCTGCATCGGCTGCGGCTGCCTGTCGCTCAGCAACTGCGCGCTCTACAACCCGGAGGATCGCGCAGCACGCGCGGGCGCGGGGCCGCGCTTCGTGCTGCACGATGGCGATCCGCCCGAGGGACGATGACGTCCGGGCCGCGCGCGCGGCCTAGCGGCACTTGCGATAGCCGAAGCTGGTGCCGCCGCGGTTGAAGCTCAGCCGCCGCCCGTCGGCGGAAAGATCGATCGACTGCTCCGATCGCTCGGTCGTGCCCTCGGCGTGGTGGACAATGTCGATCACCAGCCGGCTGCCGTTGCGCGCCGCCGCCTTCACCTCGGACCGGCCCTCATAATAGCCGATCTCGGCGGGGGCCACGACGATGCGGGTCAGGCCGGGTTGCGCGCTGCAATCGCCCGGTTCGATCGCCCAGGTGCCGCGATAGGCCGCGGGGATCGGTCCGGGCGCGGCGTTCGAGGGGGCAGGCGAGGGTGCAGGCGCCTTTTCCGGCGCGCCGATCTCTTCGGGTTCGGGCGTGCGCGACGGCAACACCTCCGGCGCGGACGGGCGCATGTCGGCGGCTTCATTCTCTCCGGCGACAGTCTCGACACCCTCCTCGCCCTCCGGTGCGGGCTGGCAGGCGGCGAGCATGATCAATCCGGCACCGGCAGGCAGGATCAGGCTTCGCATAGTCGGGAAACGCGTGCCCCGGCGGAAGGCTCCGCCGTCCGGATCGACGCCCTGGTCAGCTTCGCGCCGGCGCAACTCTGCTTGCACGCCGGCCGGCCTTTGACCACCGGCCGCAGCGCATCCAGCAGGGTCTTGCGCAGCACATCGGCGGCGCCGACGTCGTGAACCTGCGGGCCCGGCGACCCGGCGGCGGCCGGAACCGCGCAGACGAGCGCCAGCAGCGCGAGGGACCGGATGAGCATGCAGCGTCGATAGCGCGGACCGCAAGCACATACAGCCTCGATCATATCTGCACCGCGCCCGCCTAGCAGCTTCGGCGATCCTCGCAGCCAAGAGGCCGCCCATGCGCATCCTGCTCGTCAACATCTCCCATCCCGCGATCGGCAGCCGGATCCCGAAGGAGCAGCTTCCGCCGCTCGGGCTGCTCAGCATCGGCGGCCCGCTGATCGACGATGGTCATGACGTGACGCTGATCGACGGCGAACTGGGGCCGATGAGCGAACCCGCGCTGCTCGGCGCGATCTTCGCGCACGCGCCGGAGGCTGTGCTGTTCGGCCATTCGGGATCCTCCTCCGCGCAGCCGATTATCAGCCGCATCTCCGAATCCGTTTCGCGCCTGCTGCCGGAGGTTCCGATCGTCTACGGCGGCGTCCATCCCAGCTATTTCTGGCGCGAGATTCTGGCGGACGAGCCCTATGTCCGCGCAATCGTGCGCGGTGAGGGCGAAGAAACGGCACGCCAGTTAATGCGCGCGATCGCA
The window above is part of the Sphingomonas sanxanigenens DSM 19645 = NX02 genome. Proteins encoded here:
- the soxR gene encoding redox-sensitive transcriptional activator SoxR, with product MAQSTLLTIGELARRTGLSVSAIRFYEARGLVSAIRTGGNQRRFLRADIRRLSFALIAQQLGLSLGEIEAELATLPHGRAPTQADWAAISARIRGAIDRRIAMLQRTRDRLDGCIGCGCLSLSNCALYNPEDRAARAGAGPRFVLHDGDPPEGR
- a CDS encoding VOC family protein, with the translated sequence MAHPRLEHINITVRDPERTAGMMQALFDWQVRWQGTNIGGGRTVHVGGEGSYVALSAAGAAREGSARGRPLNHIGIEVDDLDATERRVIAAGLGPFNHGDYAPGRRFYFLDADGIEYEVVSYR